A part of Anabas testudineus chromosome 9, fAnaTes1.2, whole genome shotgun sequence genomic DNA contains:
- the tent2 gene encoding poly(A) RNA polymerase GLD2, translating into MYPRSAAPRGWPPYSNGLYPPPTVPRYYDYNHKSLAGVNSSYVPRLQRLPPYEWKPTPSTSRVPPPYTPAMTNGRKRQYDEYSPHVVKRQRLGSPVTCPPPPCFPNQMVAGSSRSPLPRFDRAHPTPQSHFHPQMLTLPESSNSLQAYAKDKLSDQMVELFEACQQQACDLKRKEVCRAQLQLDIQRVYAGARLYLTGSSMNGLGCRSSDADLCLVLKGKRRNDPINVLSALQRLFKSLSYVERTQLIRAKVPILRFREKGSDLQFDLNVNNTVGIRNTFLLRSYADADLRIRPMILVVKKWARHHQINDASKGTLSSYTLVLMVLHYLQTLKEPVVPSLQRDYPECFNPFMDIDIVPEGPKHIPPYKSTNQSSLGDLFRGFLRYYATDFRWDKQVISVREARALPKINSQEWRNKYICVEEPFERNNVARAVHEKAKFDAIKAQFAESCRILQERKDLNSILPVRAVINKESSRK; encoded by the exons ATGTACCCCCGCAGCGCTGCACCGAGGGGGTGGCCACCCTACAGTAACGGCCTGTACCCACCGCCCACTGTGCCCCGTTATTACGATTACAACCACAAAAGCCTCGCAGGCGTCAACAG TTCCTATGTCCCTAGGCTACAGAGGTTACCTCCATATGAATGGAAACCTACACCATCCACGTCTCGAGTCCCTCCTCCCTACACACCGGCTATGACCAATGGGCGCAA GAGGCAGTATGATGAATACAGCCCCCATGTTGTGAAGCGCCAACGCCTTGGCTCGCCTGTAACCTGCCCTCCACCCCCTTGTTTTCCTAATCAAATGGTAGCTGGATCTTCAAGATCACCCTTGCCTAGGTTTGATCGTGCTCATCCCACTCCACAGTCCCATTTCCACCCTCAGATGCTTACTCTCCCAGAAAGCTCCAACAGCCTGCAGGCCTACGCTAAGGACAAG CTGAGTGATCAGATGGTGGAGCTGTTTGAGGCGTGCCAGCAGCAAGCCTGTGATCTGAAAAGGAAAGAGGTGTGCCGAGCTCAGCTGCAGCTAGACATACAGCGAGTGTATGCAG GGGCACGACTTTACTTGACTGGGTCTTCTATGAACGGATTGGGCTGCAGGAGCAGTGATGCTGATCTTTGTCTGGTCCTCAAGGGAAAA agaAGAAACGATCCTATTAATGTACTATCTGCTCTCCAAAGGTTGTTTAAATCTCTAT CATATGTGGAGAGGACTCAGCTGATCAGGGCCAAAGTGCCAATCCTCAGGTTTAGAGAGAAAGGCAG TGATCTACAATTTGATCTGAATGTTAACAACACAGTGGGCATCAGAAACACATTCCTTCTAAGGAGTTACGCAGATG CTGATCTCAGGATAAGACCCATGATCCTTGTCGTCAAGAAGTGGGCACGCCACCATCAAATTAACGATGCTAGCAAAGGAACGTTAAGCAGCTACACACTGGTGCTGATGGTCCTGCACTATCTCCAGA CTCTTAAAGAACCTGTTGTCCCTTCTCTACAGAGGGACTACCCA GAGTGTTTTAATCCTTTTATGGACATCGACATAGTTCCAGAGGGACCCAAACACATCCCCCCCTACAAGTCAACAAACCAGTCATCTCTGGGAGATCTGTTTCGGGGCTTTCTCAGATACTATGCCACAGACTTCAG GTGGGATAAGCAGGTGATCTCTGTTCGAGAGGCCAGAGCTTTACCCAAGATCAATTCTCAAGAGTGGAGAAACAAATACATATGTGTGGAAG agccATTTGAAAGAAACAATGTCGCCAGGGCAGTCCATGAGAAGGCCAAGTTTGACGCCATTAAAGCACAGTTTGCTGAG tcaTGTCGGATACTGCAGGAGAGGAAGGACCTGAACTCGATCCTCCCCGTCAGAGCCGTCATTAATAAGGAGTCATCCAGGAAATAA
- the homer1b gene encoding homer protein homolog 1b isoform X2, with protein sequence MGEQPIYSTRAHVFQIDPNTKKNWLPTSKHAVTVSYFYDSTRNVYRIISLDGTKAIINSTISPNMTFTKTSQKFGQWADSRANTVYGLGFSTEHHLAKFAEKFAEYKEAARLAKEKSQEKMDMATSPSQESPAGELSSPLTPVTPPMENINGTDEICDTTPNSDTRPEPAQNALAFAHSPAMTKHWEAELEALKGNNAKLTAALLESTANVKQWKQQLAAYQEEAERLHKRVTELECQSNQTPVIKSQKTELNQTIEELENTLRDKEEEMEKLKEELENMNDLMEQKDTLTQKLEETELRSRVLEEQLAGAEQRLEENQEEQENFRKSLRTLLELLDGKIFELTELRDTLARLIEEAS encoded by the exons ATGGG GGAGCAGCCCATCTACAGCACGCGGGCCCACGTCTTCCAGATCGACCCCAACACCAAGAAGAACTGGCTGCCCACCAGCAAGCATGCCGTCACCGTCTCCTACTTCTATGACAGCACACGCAATGTCTACCGCATCATCAGCCTGGATGGTACCAAG GCAATAATCAACAGCACCATCAGTCCAAACATGACGTTCACTAAGACCTCACAGAAGTTTGGCCAGTGGGCGGACAGTCGAGCTAACACTGTCTATGGCCTGGGATTCTCCACTGAGCATCATCTAGCCAAG TTTGCAGAGAAGTTTGCGGAGTATAAAGAAGCAGCGCGACTTGCAAAAGAGAAGAGTCAAGAAAAGATGGACATGGCCACATCTCCTTCTCAG GAGTCCCCAGCAGGTGAGCTCTCATCACCTTTGACCCCAGTGACTCCTCCTATGGAAAATATCAATGGCACAGATGAAATCTGTGACACGACTCCGAACTCAGACACCCGTCCAGAGCCGGCGCAGAACGCACTGGCCTTTGCACACAG CCCCGCCATGACAAAACACTGGGAGGCTGAGCTGGAGGCACTAAAAGGGAACAATGCCAAGCTAACGGCAGCTCTGCTGGAGTCCACAGCCAACGTCAAACAGTGGAAACAACAACTGGCGGCCTAccaggaggaggcagagagactACACAAACGG GTGACGGAGCTTGAGTGCCAGAGCAACCAAACCCCGGTGATCAAATCCCAGAAAACTGAACTCAACCAAACCATCGAGGAACTGGAGAACACACTACGGGATAAAGAGGAG gAAATGGAAAAGTTAAAAGAAGAATTGGAAAACATGAATGACCTGATGGAGCAGAAAGACACCTTAACTCAGAAACTTGAG GAGACAGAACTACGCAGCCGGGTGCTCGAGGAGCAACTGGCAGGTGCGGAGCAGCGGCTGGAGGAGAACCAGGAGGAACAAGAGAACTTCAGAAAGAGTCTGCGGACACTGCTGGAACTGCTGGACGGCAAGATCTTTGAGCTGACGGAGCTCAGAGACACCCTGGCTCGGCTCATAGAGGAGGCCAGCTAG
- the homer1b gene encoding homer protein homolog 1b isoform X1, translating to MEDGELVIWLPGRSDSPVDRGFCAGSGFGETLVLRHKEVHHFFFVPFREQPIYSTRAHVFQIDPNTKKNWLPTSKHAVTVSYFYDSTRNVYRIISLDGTKAIINSTISPNMTFTKTSQKFGQWADSRANTVYGLGFSTEHHLAKFAEKFAEYKEAARLAKEKSQEKMDMATSPSQESPAGELSSPLTPVTPPMENINGTDEICDTTPNSDTRPEPAQNALAFAHSPAMTKHWEAELEALKGNNAKLTAALLESTANVKQWKQQLAAYQEEAERLHKRVTELECQSNQTPVIKSQKTELNQTIEELENTLRDKEEEMEKLKEELENMNDLMEQKDTLTQKLEETELRSRVLEEQLAGAEQRLEENQEEQENFRKSLRTLLELLDGKIFELTELRDTLARLIEEAS from the exons ATGGAGGATGGCGAGTTGGTAATTTGGTTGCCAGGGCGATCTGACTCCCCCGTTGACAGGGGTTTCTGTGCTGGCAGTGGTTTTGGTGAGACGTTGGTGTTGCGGCACAAAGAGGTTCACCACTTCTTCTTCGTTCCCTTCAGGGAGCAGCCCATCTACAGCACGCGGGCCCACGTCTTCCAGATCGACCCCAACACCAAGAAGAACTGGCTGCCCACCAGCAAGCATGCCGTCACCGTCTCCTACTTCTATGACAGCACACGCAATGTCTACCGCATCATCAGCCTGGATGGTACCAAG GCAATAATCAACAGCACCATCAGTCCAAACATGACGTTCACTAAGACCTCACAGAAGTTTGGCCAGTGGGCGGACAGTCGAGCTAACACTGTCTATGGCCTGGGATTCTCCACTGAGCATCATCTAGCCAAG TTTGCAGAGAAGTTTGCGGAGTATAAAGAAGCAGCGCGACTTGCAAAAGAGAAGAGTCAAGAAAAGATGGACATGGCCACATCTCCTTCTCAG GAGTCCCCAGCAGGTGAGCTCTCATCACCTTTGACCCCAGTGACTCCTCCTATGGAAAATATCAATGGCACAGATGAAATCTGTGACACGACTCCGAACTCAGACACCCGTCCAGAGCCGGCGCAGAACGCACTGGCCTTTGCACACAG CCCCGCCATGACAAAACACTGGGAGGCTGAGCTGGAGGCACTAAAAGGGAACAATGCCAAGCTAACGGCAGCTCTGCTGGAGTCCACAGCCAACGTCAAACAGTGGAAACAACAACTGGCGGCCTAccaggaggaggcagagagactACACAAACGG GTGACGGAGCTTGAGTGCCAGAGCAACCAAACCCCGGTGATCAAATCCCAGAAAACTGAACTCAACCAAACCATCGAGGAACTGGAGAACACACTACGGGATAAAGAGGAG gAAATGGAAAAGTTAAAAGAAGAATTGGAAAACATGAATGACCTGATGGAGCAGAAAGACACCTTAACTCAGAAACTTGAG GAGACAGAACTACGCAGCCGGGTGCTCGAGGAGCAACTGGCAGGTGCGGAGCAGCGGCTGGAGGAGAACCAGGAGGAACAAGAGAACTTCAGAAAGAGTCTGCGGACACTGCTGGAACTGCTGGACGGCAAGATCTTTGAGCTGACGGAGCTCAGAGACACCCTGGCTCGGCTCATAGAGGAGGCCAGCTAG